TTAAAACAGGCTCTTCACTTGGACAATGCCATGTTTGAACAACACCCCAATACTTCGTTAAATCTAGACTTAGCTCAATTCATGGCAACGCACTGGCAGCAAAAGCCGGCTTTAATACGCCAGCTGATCCCGCAGTTTAACGATCCCATCTCCGCCGAAGAACTTGCAGGATTGGCAATGGAAGAGTGTGTGTCTAGCCGCATCATATCGAACGGCGAAACCCAACATGGACCATTTGAAACCTTCGAAACACTAAGCAATGACGGAGCAAGCCTTTTAGTTCAAGCCGTCAATCACTGGCATCCAGAAAGTGCAATGTTGTTTGATCAATTCCGTTTTATTCCCAATTGGCGACTCGATGATCTAATGGTCAGTTACAGCACGCCTCAAGGCTCTGTAGGCGCGCATTTGGATCAGTACGACGTAATCATAATCCAAGGCGAAGGAAAGCGACGCTGGCGTGTTGGCAAGGTTTTAGAGCAACACGCAGCAGAGGTGTTTTGTCATGGAGACGAGTTTGACGCCGTAATCGATGTTGAAATGCAACCCGGCGATGCCCTTTATATTCCGCCCAATTGTCCGCATCAAGGAACAACGCTAGCGCATTGTTTAAACTATTCCGTGGGTTTTAGAGCGCCATCGGTTTCGGAAATGATGACGCGCTTAGCTGACCAATTAATCGATACAGATTCTGGCAAGCAACGCTTTTCTGATACGTCCAGGCAAGCTACGAACACGCCTGGCCAATTAATATCGAGCGATGTTGCACAACTCCAAACCTTGTTGATGAACTATATTCAAAGCAACGAAGGGCGTGATTTATTGATATCTCAGTTAACTGAGCAAGAGCGTGATTTAGACCTTGCCGTGCTAACAGACGAATATACGCCGAACACCTTACTTGAGGATTTGAAACAGGGAGCAATATTCGAACGGTGCGCAGGGTTAATTCCAATGTACGAATCTTCAAATGATCACATCAGCCTGTACATACAAGGAGATGTGTATAATTTCAACTCACATGAAGAAGCTTGGGTTCAATTATTATGTGACCAGCATTCCATTTATTTGAGTGAAAGCTCTGAATTACTGCCGACTGTTGAATTTTTAACCATTTTGTCTACGCTTATTAATCAAGGATATTGGTATCAAGCAGGCGCGTAAATTAGCGTTAAAAGACAATGAAGAGCACATTTGATATTCGCCAAGTCACGTGGCAAAAAGCGCAACATTCCCTCCGGTTGATTCGTCATCAAGTGTTTGTTTGTGAGCTTCGTGTGCCTTTGAAAGACGAATTTGATGATGATGATAAAACCGCGTGGCACCTTTTAGCATTCAATCAAGAGCAACAACCGATTGCCACAGGCCGACTCTGTCACACAGGCGAAATTGGCCGCATAGCCGTGCTTATTAATTATCGTGACAAAGGCATCGGCTCTGCTATTGCTCAACAGTTATTTGCTCTGGCGCAAGACAAACAACTTGAACATGTATTTATGAATCCCGAACTTGATTGCTTAAGCCAATTTTCTTCGTGTAACCCGCATCCTGTAGGCCCCGTATTTATGGAAGCAGGCGTACCGCATCAACAACTCACC
The DNA window shown above is from Echinimonas agarilytica and carries:
- a CDS encoding GNAT family N-acetyltransferase is translated as MKSTFDIRQVTWQKAQHSLRLIRHQVFVCELRVPLKDEFDDDDKTAWHLLAFNQEQQPIATGRLCHTGEIGRIAVLINYRDKGIGSAIAQQLFALAQDKQLEHVFMNPELDCLSQFSSCNPHPVGPVFMEAGVPHQQLTCDCKTSALPDLAYLH
- a CDS encoding JmjC domain-containing protein; its protein translation is MFEQHPNTSLNLDLAQFMATHWQQKPALIRQLIPQFNDPISAEELAGLAMEECVSSRIISNGETQHGPFETFETLSNDGASLLVQAVNHWHPESAMLFDQFRFIPNWRLDDLMVSYSTPQGSVGAHLDQYDVIIIQGEGKRRWRVGKVLEQHAAEVFCHGDEFDAVIDVEMQPGDALYIPPNCPHQGTTLAHCLNYSVGFRAPSVSEMMTRLADQLIDTDSGKQRFSDTSRQATNTPGQLISSDVAQLQTLLMNYIQSNEGRDLLISQLTEQERDLDLAVLTDEYTPNTLLEDLKQGAIFERCAGLIPMYESSNDHISLYIQGDVYNFNSHEEAWVQLLCDQHSIYLSESSELLPTVEFLTILSTLINQGYWYQAGA